From the genome of Candidatus Hydrogenedentota bacterium, one region includes:
- a CDS encoding sugar phosphate isomerase/epimerase, with translation MTTYPFGLQLYSVRDQLQQNPGQGLTRVRDAGYTHVELAGMYGLAPLQLKVLLDGAGLTPISMHVPYEELTGQLDQVLKAASILGVSYIVVPWLGAESCADKDAWLKAIDAMDKAGAVIARENTTLCYHNHAHEFESLDDTTIFELIFDNSAPENLKCELDLGWAVVAKAALLELLKKLTGRVPLVHVKDFKSVVPPAFTELGKGVIYWEPILASARDAGAKWFIVEQDESEQDTIESSRENALFMRSLNAQ, from the coding sequence ATGACTACTTATCCCTTTGGATTACAACTTTATTCGGTTCGGGATCAACTCCAACAAAACCCCGGACAAGGATTGACACGTGTCAGGGACGCCGGCTATACCCATGTCGAGCTTGCGGGTATGTACGGGCTCGCACCGCTGCAATTAAAGGTATTGTTGGATGGTGCCGGTCTGACGCCCATAAGCATGCATGTACCCTATGAAGAATTAACCGGGCAATTAGATCAAGTACTTAAGGCGGCCTCCATCCTCGGCGTTTCCTATATTGTGGTGCCTTGGCTGGGCGCAGAAAGCTGCGCCGATAAAGACGCCTGGCTCAAGGCCATTGATGCCATGGACAAAGCAGGCGCCGTGATAGCCCGGGAAAACACTACCCTTTGCTATCATAACCATGCCCATGAATTTGAAAGCTTAGACGATACAACTATTTTTGAACTGATTTTCGACAACAGCGCTCCGGAAAATCTAAAATGTGAATTGGATCTCGGATGGGCTGTTGTGGCTAAGGCAGCCCTTTTGGAACTGTTAAAGAAACTCACGGGCCGTGTTCCCTTAGTACATGTAAAAGATTTCAAAAGTGTGGTTCCCCCCGCTTTTACGGAATTAGGAAAGGGCGTGATATACTGGGAACCAATACTGGCGTCCGCGCGGGATGCCGGTGCGAAGTGGTTTATCGTTGAACAAGACGAATCAGAACAAGATACCATTGAAAGTTCTCGGGAGAATGCCCTGTTTATGCGATCACTGAATGCGCAATAA
- a CDS encoding carboxypeptidase regulatory-like domain-containing protein — translation MKRPKTQSLFARPYTDALLCVTLCIILFGCGQTSRIKGITTDVSGAELPGVVIRVVGTAHEGFSNANGAYSFRSLPGELELEISKTGYAPVHRSITAPSLGVFNMDPIQLWPLPPAEGVYTFYRYHYEATERPRANRYLVENEGIAFGTPVEPGIVIPYADPKSNPELNPPRLIAHRMPVYDARFCRLRKVKATAAQSTSVKAKDNKNKKLSYTEDVWVADESIPLISTPLDEPERLLMELCPTMPLEPGAYAIHWGALDGYDSIDHRAFLFSVIEENEEEDKENEEGTDDEGTQEKDGAPKKQ, via the coding sequence ATGAAACGACCAAAGACTCAATCCCTTTTTGCAAGACCCTATACCGACGCCTTACTTTGTGTAACGCTGTGTATTATTCTTTTCGGATGCGGACAGACCTCGCGAATCAAGGGAATCACTACCGATGTGAGCGGCGCAGAGTTGCCGGGTGTCGTGATACGGGTAGTCGGCACTGCTCATGAAGGCTTTTCCAATGCCAACGGCGCTTACTCCTTTCGCAGTCTGCCCGGAGAATTAGAGTTGGAAATTTCGAAAACGGGATATGCACCCGTCCACCGCAGCATAACCGCGCCTTCTTTAGGCGTTTTCAATATGGACCCCATCCAGCTTTGGCCGCTGCCCCCTGCCGAAGGCGTGTACACCTTCTACCGCTACCACTATGAGGCGACAGAAAGACCCCGTGCCAATCGCTACCTTGTCGAAAATGAAGGGATTGCTTTTGGCACACCGGTTGAGCCCGGCATCGTTATTCCCTATGCCGATCCGAAAAGCAATCCTGAACTCAATCCGCCCCGCCTTATAGCGCATCGTATGCCTGTTTATGACGCTCGTTTCTGCCGGCTTCGAAAAGTTAAAGCAACGGCGGCACAATCGACCTCGGTCAAAGCCAAAGACAATAAAAACAAAAAACTTTCCTACACGGAAGATGTTTGGGTTGCCGATGAATCCATACCCCTTATTTCTACGCCCTTAGATGAACCGGAGCGGTTGTTGATGGAGTTGTGTCCGACCATGCCCCTGGAACCGGGAGCCTATGCCATTCACTGGGGCGCTTTGGATGGATACGACAGCATCGATCATCGCGCCTTCCTCTTTTCAGTAATCGAAGAAAACGAGGAAGAGGACAAGGAGAATGAAGAAGGAACGGATGACGAGGGGACGCAGGAAAAAGACGGGGCTCCAAAAAAACAATAA